The Prochlorococcus sp. MIT 1341 genomic interval TTCAATTAGAGAAAGTTTCAGATTTTCGAATGAGATTAGTATTTTTGTCTCTTGTTATCGGAATCTTTGGATTGGGAGGACGGTTAGCTTGGCTACAGCTTTTTCAGTCATCGGCATTGGAGGCACGTGCTAGATCATTTCAGACTGATTTCACAAAGCCACTCGGGAGAAGGCGTTCAATAGTTGATCGTATGGGACGGTTAGTTGCTTTAGATGAAAAGCGTTATCGATTATGGGCTCATCCGAGGTACTTTAATTTTCCTGGAGATGACCCTGCCTTAATTCGTAAGCCAGTTGATGTGGCTAGGAAGCTTTCAGGCCTGATTCCAATGTCGATGAGTGAAATTGTCCAACGACTTGGTGATCGCCCCTCTGGCGTAAAACTTGCTGAGGGTCTTGATCAGGACAAAGCTTTGCTTTTGAAAGGATTGGGCATAAGTGGCTTAGACCTCGAGCCATACCCGCAACGCGTTTACCCGCAAGGTGATCTATTTGCAAATGTGGTTGGATTCTTGAACCATGATCGCGTTCCTCAGGCAGGTTTGGAGCAGAGTTTGAATTCAGAGATGCTTAGGTATGAACAACCTCTAACTCTAAGAAGAGGTGCTGATGGAACACCTCTTCCCGATGATCTGGCTCCGGGTCTTTTCTTTGGGGATGATATGCGAATGCAGCTCACCATGGATGCACGTCTCCAACAGGTGGCGATGGAGGCTTTAGCTCAAGGCGTATCGCGTTGGAGTGCGAAGAAAGGTGTGGCGATTGTTATGGACGTAGCTAATGGAGAGATGTTGGCTCTTGCTTCAACTCCAACTTATGACCCGAATAAGTATTGGAGATTTCCCCCGAGTCGTTTTCGTGAATGGTCTGTACAAGATCTGTTTGAGCCTGGTTCTACGTTTAAACCCATAAACCTAGCTTTAGCTTTACAGGAAGGAGTAATAGAGGAAGGAGATACTGTTTTTGATGAGGGGAGAGTTGATGTAGGAGGTTGGCCTTTATATAACAATGATCGTGTTTCGCATGGTGTTATTGATTATCCAAAGTTGCTTCAGGTCTCTAGCAATGTAGGCATGGTTAAGACAATGCAAAAGCTTAGTCCAGACTTGTATTGGGATTGGCTTCAGAAACTAGGAGTGAATTCTATCCCTGAGACTGATCTCCCTGGTGCTGTTGCTGGTCAATTAAAGACTAAAAAACAGTTTGTTTTACAGACGATTGAACCTGCCACTGCTGCCTTTGGCCAGGGATTTTCTCTAACACCTCTTAAGTTGGCGCAACTGCATGCTCTTATTGCCAATGGCGGATATTTGGTAAGACCCCGGATAACAAGGGGGTTGACTTTACAGGACGCTTCCTCTGAAAAGACACAATTACTGGAACCAGAAGTGACAAATACGATTAGGCAGTGGATGGAATCCGTAGTAACTGCCGGCAGTGGAAAAGGGGTGAAAACACCTGGTTATCGAATAGGGGGGAAGACAGGTACTGCACAAAAGGCCGTTAATGGCATTTATCAGCCTGGAGCAAAAATCTGCAGCTTTGTTGCAATCCTCCCAATTGATTCCCCTCGCTTTGTGGTTTTGGTTGTTGTAGATGAGCCTCGAGGTAGTAATGCTTATGGTTCAACAGTTGCGACACCTGTTGCCAAGATGATTATTGATGGATTGTTGGCGATAGAGAAAATACCTCCAACAAGCAAAAGGTCAGATTCTCAATCTTCAAATGGGTGAAAACTTGGAAAAACTTCCATTTTCAAAGGCTGAAATAGAGGTGTAAATTATTGAAAGAGAGCTAGCTTTACTAATAGATGGTGAGTAATTTTTAATGGCCACGTTCTTAGAGCAGCTTTCCTCAATGACTGTCGTTGTCGCAGACACGGGAGAACTTGAGGCTATTAAGACATTCACTCCTAGGGATGCAACTACAAATCCTTCTTTGATATTGGCTGCTGCACAGATGCCTGAATATCAAGGACTTATAGATGATGCATTGCTTTCTTCTAGAAAAAGTTTGGCAAATAGTGCTAGTGCAGAGAATGTCGTTAGAGAAGCCCTTGATCAGATATGCGTTCTCTTTGGGATAGAAATTCTTAAGATTGTGCCAGGACGTGTTTCTACAGAAGTTGACGCTCGCTTGAGTTATGACACTCAAGCCACAATTGATAAAGCAAGGAAATTGATTTCTCTTTATGAAAATGCAGGTATTCCAAAAGAAAAGGTATTAATTAAAATAGCTTCCACATGGGAAGGTATAAAGGCTGCGGAATTCCTAGAAAAGGAAGGTATCAATTGTAATTTAACGCTTTTATTTAGCTTTTCACAAGCAGTTGCCTGTGCCGAGGCAGGAGTTACTTTAATTTCGCCTTTTGTTGGAAGGATACTTGATTGGTATAAGGCTGAAACTGGTCGTGATAGTTATCCTGGCTCTGAAGATCCTGGTGTGTTGTCAGTGACAAAGATTTTTAATTACTACAAGCGTAATCGCTATAAAACTGAAGTTATGGGAGCAAGCTTTAGAAATATTGATGAGATTATTGAATTAGCAGGTTGTGATCTGCTGACCATATCACCCAAATTACTCGATCAGTTACGGCATAAAGAAGGAAAATTAACCCAAAAATTGGATAATAATAATCCAGGCCCTTCAAGAGAATTTGTTTCACTAGATCAGTTCGAATTTTCTAAAGCGATGAATAAAGATCGAATGGCAAGTGAAAAGTTAGATGAGGGTATAAAGGGCTTTAGCAAGGCGATAGAAACTCTTGAAATACAGTTGAGGGATCGCTTAAAGTCACTTCACTTGGCTAGCTTATCAGATGATTCTCTCGAGATTAATTCTAAAGTTCTTTGCAATTAAGACTCTTAGGCACCTACTGTTTTGTGTAAAAAATACTTAGGCATATTTAATAAGAAAAAATTATTTTTATTCTAGGTGAACTTCCATACAGCTCCATCTGGAAAACTTGGCCCTATATTTTTATCTTGAGGCTCTTCAAATGAAATTCGCCACTCTGGGACCCTGCAAGTAATAAAGTCTGTACGTTCTATTAGTAAACCTCCTTCGGGACTTTTACTGGCCTTGAAGCCTCCCATCCAGAAGCCACCTTTTTCACCACCTTTAAACCAGACCCAAACTGTTTCGTTATTCATTTGCAATTCAGGAAGTAGGTATCACTAAAGGAAAAGGAATTTCCTGAAAAATTTTTCTATTCTTCATGTAGGTCATTTACTTTTAAAGAGATTCATTGATTCTGAAATAATAATCGCTTGATGACACGCTGAGCAATATCTCCATAGCTCATTTCCCCAGAAAGAATTTGTGCAATTCTTTCTGGGGCAGTAGGTCTTTTGATCCCTAGTTGATAGCCAACTTTTGGGAATCTATAGAAAACCTGAGCAATTCTGCTCCCCCATGCCATTGATGCTCCCCAGTCTTTTTGCATGCATTGTGTATAACTAGCTAGAGCATTGTTGTCACCTTTAAGCCACCTGTTAAGGAAGTGTGCAGCATTGCAGCCACTCATCAGGGCTGGTCTGATGCCTTCTGCTAGGAATGGGTCGCAAAGCGATGCTGCATCACCTATCGCAACAACACCTTCGCCATGAAGGACATTTTGTCCATTCCAGATACGAAGGTTTGAGTGTTTGCGCTCCCCATCATTAGGATCAAAACCAAGATCAGGTAAGAATTTGTCGAGTATTTTTTGACTATCTGCTATTTCACGACCAATAAAAGTTCCTACGCCAACGTTCACGCCGTTGGCAATTGGGAAGGCCCAAGCAAAGCCATGATGAACTAGTCCAAATTCAAACCTTGCAGAGCCTCCTTTCAAATTTCCTTTTCCATTAAGACGAACTGATGTCGTAACAGCATGTTTTTGTTTTTTAGGGCCCAATCCAAACTTCCTTGGCCATTGAGATTTAGACCCATTAGCGATAACTAAGGATCGAGATTCAAATTGTTTGCCATTGCTGCAGGTTATTTGCCAGGAATCTTTTTCTCTTTCAATCTTTTCTGCAGAAAGAGGTTGCAGCAATTCAGCCCCTTCCAGGCTTGCTTGATTCATTAGGTAACAGTCAAGCATTTCCCTACGTACTATCCAAAAGGGAGATGTTTCAGCTAAATCAGCTACCACTCGATCGTCAAGGCACCAAGAGAATTCAACTTTGTTAATTACTTCATCAACTGCAGGACTGAGATCAAAAGGGAATAACCTCTGTACAGAAGCTGCCATGCCTCCCCCGCATGCCTTGATTGTATTTGTTGATTTTTTTTCTATTACAGTAACCTTGTGGCCTGCCTTGGCGAGATGAAAAGCAGCTGATGCACCAGCTGCTCCACCACCAATAATTAAAACATCTCTAGTGCTCACACCTTTAATATATCTGATTCTTTGTCAGCCAAGTGTTTGTCAATTTCGGTTATGAATTTGTTGGTAAGCTTTTGAACATTTTCCTGCTGATCTCTACTTTGATCTTCAGAAAGCTCACCATCTTTTTCAGACTTTTTGATGCGATCAATCGCATCTCGTCGAATATTTCTAAGAGCTACCTTGCCTTCTTCGGCATACTTTGAGGCAAGTTTGCAAAATTCTTTACGCCGTTCTTCTGTTAAAGGAGGTACGTTAATTCTAATAATTTTTCCGTCATTGTTAGGAGTAAAGCCAAGATCACTTGTTGATATTGCTTTTTCTATTAGAGCTAGTGATCCAGTATCAAAGGGTTGTATTGCAATGGTTTGGGAATCAGGTGTTGAGATGGTCGCCAACGATTTCAAAGGTGTTTCTGTACCGTAATATTCAA includes:
- a CDS encoding penicillin-binding protein 2, which translates into the protein MGVNKHRLSRSSRGKRKRVIQLEKVSDFRMRLVFLSLVIGIFGLGGRLAWLQLFQSSALEARARSFQTDFTKPLGRRRSIVDRMGRLVALDEKRYRLWAHPRYFNFPGDDPALIRKPVDVARKLSGLIPMSMSEIVQRLGDRPSGVKLAEGLDQDKALLLKGLGISGLDLEPYPQRVYPQGDLFANVVGFLNHDRVPQAGLEQSLNSEMLRYEQPLTLRRGADGTPLPDDLAPGLFFGDDMRMQLTMDARLQQVAMEALAQGVSRWSAKKGVAIVMDVANGEMLALASTPTYDPNKYWRFPPSRFREWSVQDLFEPGSTFKPINLALALQEGVIEEGDTVFDEGRVDVGGWPLYNNDRVSHGVIDYPKLLQVSSNVGMVKTMQKLSPDLYWDWLQKLGVNSIPETDLPGAVAGQLKTKKQFVLQTIEPATAAFGQGFSLTPLKLAQLHALIANGGYLVRPRITRGLTLQDASSEKTQLLEPEVTNTIRQWMESVVTAGSGKGVKTPGYRIGGKTGTAQKAVNGIYQPGAKICSFVAILPIDSPRFVVLVVVDEPRGSNAYGSTVATPVAKMIIDGLLAIEKIPPTSKRSDSQSSNG
- a CDS encoding geranylgeranyl reductase family protein, whose translation is MSTRDVLIIGGGAAGASAAFHLAKAGHKVTVIEKKSTNTIKACGGGMAASVQRLFPFDLSPAVDEVINKVEFSWCLDDRVVADLAETSPFWIVRREMLDCYLMNQASLEGAELLQPLSAEKIEREKDSWQITCSNGKQFESRSLVIANGSKSQWPRKFGLGPKKQKHAVTTSVRLNGKGNLKGGSARFEFGLVHHGFAWAFPIANGVNVGVGTFIGREIADSQKILDKFLPDLGFDPNDGERKHSNLRIWNGQNVLHGEGVVAIGDAASLCDPFLAEGIRPALMSGCNAAHFLNRWLKGDNNALASYTQCMQKDWGASMAWGSRIAQVFYRFPKVGYQLGIKRPTAPERIAQILSGEMSYGDIAQRVIKRLLFQNQ
- the frr gene encoding ribosome recycling factor codes for the protein MSNTELESNMRKSVDSAQRTFNTIRTGRANPSLLDRLSVEYYGTETPLKSLATISTPDSQTIAIQPFDTGSLALIEKAISTSDLGFTPNNDGKIIRINVPPLTEERRKEFCKLASKYAEEGKVALRNIRRDAIDRIKKSEKDGELSEDQSRDQQENVQKLTNKFITEIDKHLADKESDILKV